From a single Chitinophaga sp. Cy-1792 genomic region:
- a CDS encoding NUDIX domain-containing protein, translating to MHTKPTGVIIARFQTPSLHEGHLEIIRQVKEQHNRVLIVLGVSPVKGSRKNPLDYHTRERMIKQLFPEIIVLPLSDQKSDMVWSHKLDELLHNTFPHETFQLYGSRDSFIGTYTGRYPTVALPPVSDYNATALREAISDKVFDTEEFRAGIIYNTYSLFPSVYATVDIAVFRNNKTELLLGRKPNETAWRLPGGFSDPEDESFEAAARRELQEECGTFEPGDFEYVSSLRVNDWRYRSEVNKIITTLFATDLIYGEPAAGDDLEALRWVNVKDIPQLIAQQEITDTHIPLMQLLLKKYSTQD from the coding sequence ATGCACACAAAGCCCACAGGAGTTATTATCGCCAGGTTTCAAACACCATCCTTACATGAAGGACACCTGGAAATCATCAGACAGGTGAAAGAACAGCACAACCGCGTGCTGATAGTACTCGGCGTTAGTCCGGTAAAAGGTAGCAGGAAGAACCCACTCGACTACCACACCCGGGAAAGAATGATCAAACAGCTGTTTCCGGAAATCATTGTGCTTCCGCTCAGCGACCAGAAATCTGATATGGTCTGGTCCCACAAACTGGACGAACTATTACATAATACCTTCCCGCATGAAACATTTCAGCTGTATGGCAGCCGGGATAGCTTTATAGGCACCTACACCGGCCGTTACCCAACCGTAGCGCTGCCACCGGTAAGCGATTATAATGCTACCGCCCTCCGGGAAGCCATTTCTGACAAGGTTTTCGACACAGAAGAGTTCCGGGCTGGCATTATCTACAATACCTACAGTCTTTTTCCGTCTGTATATGCCACTGTAGATATCGCCGTATTCAGAAACAATAAAACGGAATTACTGCTCGGCAGAAAGCCGAACGAAACAGCCTGGCGGCTGCCAGGAGGCTTCTCTGACCCGGAAGACGAATCTTTCGAAGCTGCCGCACGCCGCGAACTGCAGGAAGAATGCGGCACCTTTGAACCCGGCGATTTCGAATATGTTTCCTCTCTGCGGGTAAACGACTGGCGCTACCGCAGCGAAGTCAATAAAATCATCACCACACTCTTTGCCACAGACCTGATCTATGGCGAACCAGCAGCAGGGGACGACCTGGAAGCACTCAGATGGGTAAACGTAAAAGATATCCCACAACTGATTGCACAACAGGAAATTACCGATACCCATATCCCGCTGATGCAGTTGCTACTCAAAAAATATTCTACCCAAGACTAA
- a CDS encoding efflux RND transporter periplasmic adaptor subunit: MKKFIIWGLVTVGAVVLIMWKLNANKKANEDKINFVKESNIGDVPVLIQKVSRNDFADGFLANGNFTPVRELSYMAETNGRITKLLVDEGSAVKQGQIIAYIDGQLFNTDLESAKANLQQLKVDKERYESAFQTGGVTQKQVDDARLQYDVAKTRYEAASRRVSDTYVKAPISGIINKKYIEQGAYLSAGNKMFDIVDVSRLKLAVNVPEGQVVGLKKGQKVEVTTSVFPEAKYEAVITFIAAKGDNSLNYPVEMEVVNQSAKELKAGMYGTAHFASPETDKTMFIARTAFVGGVNGNQVYVMDGNKAKLRKVIAGRIIGDQVEIREGLNEGETVITSGQINLTDGASVTVQQAGK; encoded by the coding sequence ATGAAAAAATTTATTATCTGGGGCCTGGTAACGGTAGGTGCAGTAGTACTGATAATGTGGAAGCTCAACGCAAATAAAAAAGCCAACGAAGACAAAATCAACTTTGTAAAAGAAAGTAATATCGGCGATGTTCCTGTATTGATCCAGAAAGTATCCCGCAACGACTTTGCTGATGGCTTCCTGGCTAACGGAAACTTCACCCCTGTTCGCGAACTTTCCTACATGGCCGAAACGAACGGTCGTATTACCAAACTGCTGGTGGATGAAGGCAGCGCAGTAAAACAAGGTCAGATAATCGCTTATATAGATGGTCAGCTCTTCAATACAGATCTGGAATCTGCCAAAGCTAATCTGCAACAACTGAAAGTTGATAAAGAAAGATATGAATCCGCTTTCCAGACAGGTGGTGTTACCCAGAAACAGGTAGACGATGCACGCCTGCAGTATGATGTAGCCAAAACACGCTACGAAGCTGCCAGCCGCCGTGTAAGCGATACCTACGTGAAAGCGCCTATCTCCGGTATCATCAATAAAAAATATATCGAACAGGGTGCTTATCTCTCCGCAGGTAACAAAATGTTTGATATCGTAGACGTTTCCCGCCTGAAACTGGCTGTGAACGTGCCTGAAGGACAAGTTGTAGGCTTGAAGAAAGGCCAGAAAGTAGAAGTGACTACTTCTGTATTCCCTGAAGCTAAATACGAAGCTGTCATCACTTTCATCGCTGCCAAAGGTGATAATTCCCTCAACTATCCTGTTGAAATGGAAGTTGTTAACCAGTCTGCAAAAGAACTGAAAGCCGGTATGTACGGAACTGCGCACTTCGCCTCTCCTGAAACTGATAAGACGATGTTCATTGCACGTACCGCTTTCGTAGGTGGTGTAAACGGTAACCAGGTTTATGTAATGGACGGCAACAAAGCTAAGCTCCGTAAAGTAATCGCTGGCCGCATCATCGGCGACCAGGTTGAAATCCGTGAAGGCCTGAACGAAGGCGAAACAGTGATCACCAGCGGTCAGATCAACCTGACAGATGGTGCTTCCGTAACTGTTCAACAGGCTGGGAAATAA
- a CDS encoding nicotinate phosphoribosyltransferase → MTKENLVLLADAYKYSHHKLYIPGTEFIYSYLESRGGKFNETVFYGLQYFLKEYLEGVVITKEKIDEAEKELLEVFGRNDVFERSKFDYIVEKHGGKLPVRIKAVPEGTVVPVRNVLMTIENTDPACFWLTNFLETLLMQVWYPCTVASVSREIKKVVVDYYNKTASAEAFAGIDFVLNDFGFRGASSVESAGIGGSAHLVNFSGSDTIPGSTFAKRYYQAKTAPGLSIPATEHSICTLLGEEGELEIFKHVLDTFPTGTIACVSDSYNIFRACEEYWGTALKEQILSRQGTLVIRPDSGDPVQTLLRVFQILMDKFGYTTNEKGYKVLPPQVRVIQGDGISYSSIPGIFAALEQAGISAENLVLGMGGALLQRVNRDTQEFALKCSYAQVNGKHIDVQKSPAELDKDGHLRTSFKKSKAGKLKLVVENGVFITVREEEFPDLKDQLVTVFENGHLTSNITFEAVRQNAKL, encoded by the coding sequence ATGACAAAAGAGAATCTCGTTTTGCTGGCCGATGCTTATAAATACTCTCACCACAAATTATATATCCCTGGTACCGAATTCATCTATTCCTATCTCGAGAGCCGTGGTGGTAAATTCAATGAAACCGTGTTCTATGGCCTCCAGTACTTCCTCAAAGAATACCTGGAAGGGGTAGTCATCACCAAAGAAAAAATTGATGAGGCAGAAAAAGAATTGCTGGAAGTATTTGGGAGAAATGATGTTTTTGAGAGAAGCAAATTCGACTATATCGTTGAAAAACATGGCGGTAAGCTGCCGGTACGTATCAAAGCAGTACCCGAAGGAACGGTAGTGCCTGTACGAAATGTACTGATGACCATCGAAAACACGGACCCTGCCTGTTTCTGGCTGACCAACTTCCTGGAAACATTACTGATGCAGGTATGGTATCCATGCACCGTGGCCTCCGTATCAAGAGAAATCAAGAAAGTAGTAGTAGACTATTATAACAAAACTGCTTCTGCTGAAGCCTTTGCCGGAATTGATTTTGTACTGAATGACTTCGGTTTCCGCGGCGCCAGCAGCGTAGAAAGTGCAGGCATCGGCGGTAGCGCCCACCTGGTCAACTTCTCCGGCAGTGACACCATTCCCGGTTCTACCTTTGCAAAAAGGTACTACCAGGCCAAAACCGCACCCGGCCTTTCCATCCCGGCCACTGAGCATAGCATCTGTACCCTCCTCGGCGAAGAAGGTGAACTGGAAATCTTTAAACATGTGCTGGATACCTTCCCCACCGGAACCATCGCCTGTGTTTCTGATTCCTACAACATCTTCCGCGCCTGCGAAGAATACTGGGGCACTGCACTGAAAGAGCAGATCCTCAGCAGACAGGGTACTTTGGTGATACGCCCCGACAGTGGCGACCCCGTTCAAACACTCCTCCGTGTATTCCAGATCCTTATGGATAAGTTTGGATACACTACCAATGAAAAAGGATACAAGGTATTGCCTCCACAAGTGCGGGTGATCCAGGGAGATGGCATCAGCTATTCTTCTATCCCTGGCATTTTTGCCGCACTGGAGCAAGCCGGTATCAGCGCAGAAAACCTTGTACTCGGTATGGGCGGCGCATTACTCCAACGCGTAAACCGTGATACCCAGGAGTTTGCACTCAAATGCTCCTATGCACAGGTAAACGGTAAACATATCGATGTACAGAAATCTCCTGCCGAATTGGATAAAGATGGTCATCTACGCACTTCTTTCAAAAAATCCAAAGCAGGCAAACTTAAGCTGGTAGTAGAAAACGGTGTATTCATTACCGTTAGGGAAGAAGAATTCCCTGATTTGAAGGATCAGCTGGTTACTGTTTTCGAAAATGGCCATCTCACCTCCAATATTACTTTCGAAGCAGTAAGGCAAAACGCCAAACTTTAA
- a CDS encoding nuclear transport factor 2 family protein has translation MDEKLAVVYKYFQLLEHFSADAAEFARIFHPNIIQTEYPNQMSNDIKQRNFDVIMESMATTKLILKSQHYSVLKAFENGNTLVVEAKWTGEIGVDAGKFRRGQVMKAFICTIIEFRDGKIYRQRNYDCYEQ, from the coding sequence ATGGACGAAAAACTGGCGGTAGTTTATAAATATTTTCAGCTACTGGAACATTTTTCAGCAGATGCTGCTGAATTTGCCAGGATATTTCATCCAAATATCATCCAGACGGAATACCCCAATCAGATGTCTAATGATATCAAACAACGGAATTTTGATGTTATTATGGAGAGTATGGCCACTACAAAGCTGATACTCAAATCGCAGCACTACAGCGTGCTGAAGGCATTTGAAAACGGAAATACACTGGTGGTAGAAGCTAAATGGACCGGAGAAATTGGTGTGGATGCAGGAAAATTTCGCCGCGGACAGGTAATGAAAGCGTTTATTTGCACTATAATTGAGTTTCGGGACGGCAAAATTTATCGTCAGCGTAACTACGATTGTTACGAACAATAA
- a CDS encoding efflux RND transporter permease subunit: MKITEVSIKRPTVVVVVFTILTLLGVMSYKALNYELLPKFSSPIVTIATVYPGASPNEVESTVTKKIEDAIASMEKIKKITSKSSESLSVITVELNNDANVDIALQDAQRKVNAILADLPGDAKPPSLNKFSIDDLPIMTLSATATMDDKAFYDLMDKKIQPILSRLPGVAQVSLIGGQEREIQINVDPKKLQAFNLSILELRQLITNANLDFPTGKVKTVDQQILIRLAGKYKDVAQLNNLVLKTMDNGSQIRLMDVADVQDSQKDAERIARVDGVNAIALQVQKQTDANAVTVSEEMKKAIAKIEGEYATDKLKILVANDSSEFTLESADSVIHDLILAVVLVAIVMLLFLHSIRSALFVMISIPASLIATFIGMKLMGFSLNLMSLLGLSLVVGILVDDAIVVLENIYRHMEMGKNRVRAAYDGVKEIGFTVTSITLVIVVVFLPISLTNELVSKILREFCVVVMISTMLSLLSSFMIVPLLSSRLGKLEHITGKNIFEKFILWFEKQLQKFTDWMTGLLRWALAHKRWTILGSVGLLILSFMLVGKGYIGGEFIPKGDRGQFIVQLEMPKDASVQQSNMATRTAEQYLNKKKEITRLITTVGQTSEDGFGTSQSTAYKSEITVMLVPAEERKDGSDIYAAKIKKELKAILPGVKVKTTDVSILGTAERAPVELIVMGSEMDSVMAFAKIAMDTLKTIPGSSEVKLSVEEGNPEINVKVDRDKMAALGLTLDAVGGTMQTAFSGTADDSKMKFRQGDYEYDINLRFDDFNRKNLEDVANIQFINNKGQLIKLSQFAAVTEGSGPSHLERRDKNTSVSVQSQVMGRPSGTVTQEFAAKLEKMKRPAGVSFVFGGDAENQGDSFGTLGAALLISIVMVYLIMVALYDNYIYPFVVLFSIPLAIIGALLALALTNNTLNIFTILGMIMLIGLVAKNAIILVDFTNQMKEQGQSTYQALIHANNARLRPILMTTIAMVIGMLPIAMATGGVASTKNGLAWVIIGGLISSMFLTLIVVPVVYMIVDMGMAKLGMGRLSKKRYIRQRMVASYEEVPLNEIHVN; the protein is encoded by the coding sequence ATGAAGATTACTGAAGTATCGATAAAACGACCTACCGTCGTAGTGGTGGTGTTTACCATCCTTACGCTGCTGGGCGTGATGAGCTATAAAGCCCTGAACTATGAGCTCCTGCCTAAGTTCAGCTCTCCGATAGTTACTATTGCCACGGTATATCCGGGCGCATCTCCTAACGAGGTGGAAAGTACTGTCACCAAAAAAATTGAAGATGCGATCGCATCTATGGAAAAAATCAAGAAGATCACTTCCAAATCTTCTGAAAGCCTTTCCGTTATCACTGTAGAACTGAATAACGACGCGAACGTGGACATCGCACTCCAGGACGCGCAGCGTAAGGTAAATGCTATCCTGGCCGATCTGCCAGGTGATGCAAAACCACCTTCCCTGAATAAGTTCTCTATTGATGACCTGCCTATCATGACGTTGTCTGCTACTGCAACAATGGATGATAAAGCATTCTATGATCTGATGGATAAAAAGATTCAGCCTATCCTTTCCCGTTTACCAGGCGTTGCCCAGGTATCCCTGATCGGTGGCCAGGAACGTGAAATCCAGATCAACGTAGATCCTAAGAAACTGCAGGCATTCAACCTTTCTATCCTGGAACTGCGTCAGCTGATTACCAATGCAAACCTCGACTTCCCTACCGGTAAAGTAAAAACAGTTGATCAGCAGATCCTGATCCGCCTTGCCGGTAAATATAAAGATGTTGCACAGCTGAACAACCTGGTACTGAAAACAATGGACAACGGGTCACAGATACGCCTGATGGATGTTGCCGATGTACAGGATTCGCAGAAAGATGCTGAACGTATTGCCCGTGTAGACGGTGTAAACGCGATCGCCTTACAGGTACAGAAACAGACAGATGCCAACGCGGTTACTGTTTCTGAAGAAATGAAAAAAGCGATTGCAAAGATCGAAGGTGAATATGCAACAGATAAGCTGAAAATCCTGGTGGCTAACGACTCTTCTGAGTTTACACTGGAATCCGCCGACTCTGTAATACATGACCTTATCCTGGCGGTAGTACTGGTGGCAATAGTAATGCTCCTCTTCCTGCACAGTATTCGTAGTGCCCTTTTCGTTATGATCTCCATCCCGGCTTCACTGATCGCTACTTTCATTGGTATGAAGCTGATGGGCTTCTCCCTCAACCTGATGTCGCTCCTGGGTCTTTCCCTGGTAGTAGGTATCCTGGTGGATGATGCGATCGTGGTACTGGAAAATATCTACCGTCACATGGAAATGGGTAAAAACCGTGTCCGTGCTGCTTATGACGGTGTAAAGGAAATCGGTTTTACCGTAACTTCCATTACATTGGTAATTGTGGTAGTGTTCCTGCCTATCTCTTTAACGAATGAACTGGTATCTAAAATCCTCCGTGAGTTCTGTGTGGTGGTAATGATTTCAACGATGTTGAGCTTGCTCTCTTCTTTCATGATCGTGCCATTACTGTCGTCCCGACTGGGTAAACTGGAACATATCACCGGTAAAAATATCTTTGAGAAATTTATTCTCTGGTTTGAAAAACAACTGCAGAAATTCACCGACTGGATGACAGGCCTGCTTCGTTGGGCACTGGCACATAAACGCTGGACTATCCTGGGTTCTGTTGGTCTGCTGATCCTGTCTTTCATGCTGGTAGGTAAAGGTTACATCGGTGGTGAGTTTATCCCTAAAGGTGACCGCGGACAATTCATCGTGCAGCTGGAAATGCCGAAAGATGCATCTGTTCAGCAATCCAATATGGCTACACGTACCGCAGAACAATACCTGAATAAGAAGAAAGAAATCACCCGTCTGATTACTACCGTGGGCCAGACTTCAGAAGATGGCTTCGGTACTTCTCAGTCTACCGCATATAAATCAGAAATTACGGTGATGCTGGTGCCTGCGGAAGAGCGTAAAGATGGTTCGGATATCTATGCAGCGAAAATCAAGAAAGAGCTGAAAGCAATCCTGCCAGGTGTGAAAGTTAAGACTACTGACGTTAGTATCCTGGGTACTGCAGAACGTGCGCCTGTAGAACTGATCGTGATGGGTTCCGAAATGGACAGCGTAATGGCTTTTGCCAAAATCGCCATGGACACACTGAAAACCATTCCGGGTTCCAGTGAGGTGAAACTCTCTGTAGAAGAGGGTAACCCAGAAATCAACGTGAAAGTGGACCGCGATAAAATGGCGGCACTGGGCCTCACACTGGATGCAGTGGGTGGTACTATGCAGACAGCCTTCTCCGGTACAGCCGATGATTCCAAGATGAAATTCCGTCAGGGAGATTATGAATATGATATCAACTTACGCTTCGATGATTTCAACAGAAAGAACCTGGAAGACGTTGCTAACATTCAGTTCATAAATAATAAGGGACAACTCATAAAATTGTCGCAATTTGCAGCCGTAACAGAAGGCTCCGGACCTAGCCATCTGGAAAGAAGAGATAAAAATACTTCTGTATCTGTACAATCTCAGGTGATGGGACGACCATCAGGTACTGTAACCCAGGAGTTTGCCGCTAAACTGGAAAAGATGAAAAGACCTGCCGGCGTTAGTTTTGTATTCGGCGGTGATGCGGAGAACCAGGGCGACTCTTTCGGAACATTAGGTGCAGCACTGCTGATCTCTATCGTAATGGTATACCTCATCATGGTGGCACTTTACGATAACTACATCTATCCGTTTGTGGTATTATTCTCCATTCCATTGGCAATTATCGGTGCATTGCTGGCATTGGCACTCACCAATAATACGCTCAATATCTTTACTATCCTTGGTATGATCATGTTGATCGGTCTGGTGGCCAAGAATGCGATCATCCTGGTCGACTTTACCAACCAGATGAAAGAGCAGGGCCAGAGCACCTATCAGGCGCTGATTCACGCGAACAATGCGCGTCTGCGTCCGATCCTGATGACTACCATCGCGATGGTAATTGGTATGCTGCCTATTGCAATGGCAACTGGTGGTGTGGCATCTACTAAGAATGGTCTGGCATGGGTAATTATCGGTGGTCTGATAAGCTCCATGTTCCTGACGCTGATCGTAGTACCGGTTGTGTACATGATCGTAGATATGGGTATGGCGAAGCTGGGTATGGGCAGATTATCGAAGAAAAGATATATCCGTCAGCGTATGGTGGCTTCTTATGAAGAAGTGCCTTTAAATGAAATACACGTCAATTAA
- a CDS encoding glycosyltransferase family 2 protein → MKVSGFSYMRNSFTYGYPVIQSIKSVLPLVDEFIAIVGKGDDGTREAIEAIGSPKIRIIDTEWSIAMTKGGKIFAQQANIGLKAISPDADWAFHIQSDELIHEKDIPEIRQAMLENLHNKKVDGFLFPFYHFVGDYNHIGPTRKWHSKEIRITRNDPKVFSYRDSQGFRLYDSEEAYNEDEKKNGTKLKVKLLNAHIYHYSYCRNPYLLRGKVKKFSSYYSQGATSPEFTREEEPFDFHSVIDILAPFTGTHPAIMHDAIAQQNWEFKYDPSRGRFKPRHRVLHEIEKITGWRIGEYKNYKLIS, encoded by the coding sequence ATGAAAGTAAGTGGATTTTCGTACATGCGTAATAGTTTTACGTATGGATACCCTGTAATTCAATCTATCAAATCTGTATTGCCATTGGTAGATGAGTTTATTGCCATTGTCGGGAAAGGGGACGATGGTACCCGCGAGGCAATTGAAGCAATTGGTTCTCCTAAAATCCGGATCATCGATACTGAATGGAGTATTGCAATGACCAAAGGTGGGAAAATCTTTGCGCAACAGGCAAATATCGGCCTGAAAGCAATTTCCCCGGACGCTGACTGGGCGTTTCATATCCAGTCTGATGAATTAATCCATGAAAAAGACATCCCGGAAATAAGACAGGCCATGCTGGAAAATCTCCACAACAAAAAAGTGGATGGTTTCCTGTTTCCTTTCTATCACTTCGTGGGCGACTATAATCACATCGGGCCTACCCGCAAATGGCACAGCAAGGAAATCCGTATTACCCGGAACGATCCTAAAGTTTTCAGCTATCGCGACTCTCAGGGCTTCCGCCTCTACGATTCGGAAGAAGCGTATAACGAAGATGAAAAGAAAAATGGTACCAAGCTGAAAGTAAAATTACTGAACGCACATATCTACCATTATTCTTACTGCCGTAACCCATATCTGCTGCGTGGAAAGGTTAAAAAGTTTAGCAGCTACTATTCCCAGGGAGCCACTTCACCAGAGTTTACCAGGGAAGAGGAACCATTTGATTTCCATTCTGTAATTGATATTCTTGCTCCTTTTACCGGCACACATCCTGCTATTATGCATGATGCTATCGCCCAGCAAAACTGGGAGTTTAAATATGATCCTTCCCGCGGTCGTTTCAAACCAAGACACCGTGTGCTCCATGAGATTGAGAAAATTACCGGCTGGAGAATAGGGGAGTATAAAAATTATAAATTGATCAGCTAG
- a CDS encoding NUDIX hydrolase: MAIKQHIRLTVDAVVFGYIPKEGIVVLLIKRTIEPYLHSWALPGGFVRDEESLEDAVTRELLTESGVNINYLEQLYTFGGPDRDPRGRVVSIAYFGLVNPTNYKLAASSDAEDASWFNIKDLPDLAFDHATIIDLAVKRLRNKIRYEPIGFELLDQKFPIADLEKLYETLLDRPIDRRNFQKKINHLGILFAHNEKQKQVSQGRPAKLFSFNEEKYFQLKKEGMAFEI; encoded by the coding sequence TTGGCTATCAAGCAACATATAAGACTTACCGTTGATGCGGTAGTATTTGGATATATACCAAAGGAAGGCATTGTGGTACTGCTGATCAAACGTACCATAGAGCCTTACCTGCATAGCTGGGCGCTCCCCGGCGGATTTGTACGTGATGAAGAATCGCTGGAAGATGCCGTTACCCGTGAACTACTGACCGAATCCGGCGTGAATATCAATTACCTTGAACAGTTATATACCTTTGGAGGCCCCGACCGCGACCCGAGAGGCCGCGTAGTGTCTATCGCCTATTTCGGACTGGTAAACCCAACCAACTATAAGCTGGCCGCCAGCTCCGACGCAGAAGATGCCTCCTGGTTCAATATCAAGGATTTGCCAGACCTGGCATTTGACCACGCCACCATTATTGACCTGGCCGTAAAACGCCTCCGTAATAAAATAAGATACGAACCTATCGGCTTCGAACTCCTGGATCAGAAGTTCCCCATCGCCGACCTGGAAAAATTATACGAAACCCTGCTCGACAGACCTATCGACAGAAGAAATTTTCAGAAAAAAATTAATCACCTGGGCATCCTTTTCGCGCATAACGAAAAACAGAAACAGGTGTCGCAAGGCCGTCCGGCAAAGCTTTTCAGCTTCAATGAAGAGAAATACTTCCAGCTGAAAAAAGAAGGTATGGCCTTCGAAATCTAA
- a CDS encoding M28 family peptidase: MKKITWLLPLVVTTMYVNAQKKSDRKTLTNLQLHINYLSSDKLEGRRTGAPGERLAAEYIVSQMQQIGLIPKGTDGFLQTFTVKEGMEPAPACAFELNHHQLTTGAQYIPLPFSAQTAAKGEVLPQANEPENIWLVNVAEIDSNKYKTSLDLYQQETATAAKSGATAVIFYNGKEKPAEVSAWLQQKTPAAAIPAVWVAPDISRQLADDDANSFLINMHIALQPVKQSGVNVIGYIDNNAARTVIIGAHYDHLGFGEDLQEDSKVLYNGANDNASGIAALLEIARQVKASKLHNSNYLFVAFSGNEQECSGSRYLAANSPINLGQVNYMINLDMVGKLDPSNGLQIGGVGTSPSWAALLQGSAKETKIVYDPSGIGPSDHTSFYRKNIPVLFFFTGREDYHKSGDSADKINYEGTLTVMKVVYDLIDKTDGKDKLAFSNTPEPTTAAIK, from the coding sequence GTGAAAAAGATAACCTGGCTGTTACCATTGGTAGTTACTACCATGTATGTAAATGCGCAGAAGAAGAGTGACCGAAAAACCCTGACAAACCTGCAACTGCACATCAATTATCTCAGCAGTGATAAGCTGGAAGGACGCCGTACAGGTGCTCCGGGCGAGCGGCTGGCAGCTGAATACATTGTATCTCAAATGCAACAGATAGGGCTTATCCCTAAAGGGACTGACGGCTTCCTGCAAACATTTACCGTAAAAGAAGGAATGGAACCCGCTCCTGCGTGCGCTTTTGAGCTGAATCACCATCAGCTTACCACCGGCGCCCAGTATATTCCGTTGCCTTTTTCAGCACAAACAGCCGCAAAAGGGGAAGTTTTGCCACAAGCCAATGAACCGGAAAATATCTGGCTCGTGAATGTTGCGGAGATCGACAGCAATAAATACAAGACAAGTCTGGACCTCTATCAGCAGGAAACCGCTACCGCAGCCAAATCCGGCGCAACAGCCGTTATCTTCTATAACGGAAAGGAAAAACCTGCTGAAGTCAGCGCATGGCTACAGCAAAAAACGCCCGCAGCAGCCATCCCGGCAGTATGGGTGGCTCCGGACATCAGCAGGCAACTGGCAGACGATGACGCCAACAGCTTCCTGATCAATATGCACATTGCCCTGCAGCCGGTAAAACAATCAGGCGTCAACGTGATCGGCTATATCGATAATAATGCTGCCCGTACAGTGATTATCGGCGCCCATTATGACCATTTAGGTTTTGGAGAAGATTTACAGGAAGATAGTAAAGTACTGTATAACGGCGCCAACGACAATGCCAGCGGCATCGCGGCATTGCTGGAAATCGCCCGCCAGGTGAAAGCTTCCAAGCTGCATAACAGCAATTACCTGTTCGTGGCCTTCTCCGGCAACGAGCAGGAATGCAGCGGCTCCAGGTACCTGGCTGCCAATAGCCCCATCAACCTCGGACAGGTAAACTATATGATAAACCTGGACATGGTCGGTAAGCTGGACCCCTCCAATGGCCTCCAGATCGGCGGGGTAGGAACCAGCCCTTCCTGGGCAGCATTGCTCCAGGGAAGTGCAAAAGAAACGAAAATCGTATATGATCCAAGCGGTATAGGCCCTTCTGATCATACATCTTTCTATAGAAAAAATATTCCTGTACTCTTTTTCTTTACCGGTAGAGAAGATTATCATAAAAGCGGCGACAGCGCCGATAAAATCAACTACGAAGGCACTTTGACGGTCATGAAAGTCGTTTACGACCTGATAGACAAGACCGATGGAAAGGACAAACTGGCCTTTTCCAACACTCCTGAACCTACTACAGCTGCCATCAAATAA